Genomic segment of Candidatus Binatia bacterium:
GCAATGGCCGCGTCGATGCCGCGCACGACGAGCGCGGCGCGGATGCGGTGACGCCCCTGCCCCGCGCGCTCGAAGCGGTCGCGCGCGAAGCGCTCGGCCCACGCTGCATCATCGACCAGGCCGAGCTCGCGAAGCCGCGCGAGCGCAGCTTCGGTCTCTTCCGCGCCGTAGCGCGCACGGATCTTCTCGTGCAGATTTTTTTCGGTTCGGGAGCGCGCGGCGACCAGCGCGATCGCAAATTCGATCGCGCTGGTCGCATGCGCCTGGCCGGCCGGAGGCATCGGGCCTACTTGGCGCCGGAGGCCTTCGCGGCCTTCTTCGTCTTGTCGCCCTCGTCTTTCGCTTCGGAAAGCCCGCCGTCGACGACCTTGAGCACGGGCGCCGACGACGGCAGCCCGACGGACTCGCGCACCTTGGCCTCGATCTGGTTGGCGATGTCGTGGTGCTCGCGCAGGAACTCGCAGGCGTTGTCGCGGCCCTGGCCGATGCGATCGGTGCCGTACGAGTACCACGAGCCGCTCTTCTCGACGATGTTCATCTCGGAGCCGAGGTCGAGAAGCTCGCCTTCCTTGTTGATGCCGGTGCCGTAGAGGATGTCGAACTCGGCTTCGCGGAACGGCGGCGCGACCTTGTTCTTGACGACACGCACGCGCGTGCGGTTGCCGATCACCTGCTCGCCCTGCTTGAGCGAGGCGATGCGGCGGATGTCCAGGCGCACCGTCGCGTAGAATTTGAGCGCGTTGCCGCCGGTGGTGGTCTCGGGGTTTCCGAACATCACGCCGATCTTCATGCGGATCTGGTTGATGAAGATGACGATGCAGTTGCTGCGCGAGATCGTGCCCGTCAGCTTGCGCAGGGCCTGCGACATCAGCCGTGCCTGCAGGCCCATCTGCGGCTCGCCCATGTCGCCTTCGATCTCGGCGCGCGGTACCAGTGCGGCCACCGAGTCGATGACGAGGATGTCGATGGCGCCGCTGCGCACCAGCGTTTCGGTGATCTCCAGGGCCTGCTCGCCGTTGTCGGGCTGGGAGATCAGGAGCTCGGCGGTGCGCACGCCGAGCTTGCGCGCATAGTTCACGTCCAGCGCGTGCTCCGCGTCGACGAACGCTGCGGTGCCGCCGCGCCTTTGCGCCTGCGCGATCGCTTCCAGCGCCAGCGTGGTCTTGCCGGAGGATTCCGGCCCGTAGATCTCGATGACGCGCCCGCACGGCAGGCCGCCGACTCCGAGCGCGACGTCGAGGCCGAGCGATCCGGTGGACACCACCGGAATGTCCCTGGCAAGATCGTCTGCGCCGAGCTTCATCAGCGAGCCTTTGCCGAACTGCTTCTCGATCTGGCTGACCGCGAGCTCCAGGGCCTTCTTCTTTTCTTCCGTCGACATCTTCCTGTCTCCTTTCTTCCTTCTGCCGGGCTGGCCTTGCCAGCCCTTTGCGCTATCCGGGCCG
This window contains:
- the recA gene encoding recombinase RecA, whose protein sequence is MSTEEKKKALELAVSQIEKQFGKGSLMKLGADDLARDIPVVSTGSLGLDVALGVGGLPCGRVIEIYGPESSGKTTLALEAIAQAQRRGGTAAFVDAEHALDVNYARKLGVRTAELLISQPDNGEQALEITETLVRSGAIDILVIDSVAALVPRAEIEGDMGEPQMGLQARLMSQALRKLTGTISRSNCIVIFINQIRMKIGVMFGNPETTTGGNALKFYATVRLDIRRIASLKQGEQVIGNRTRVRVVKNKVAPPFREAEFDILYGTGINKEGELLDLGSEMNIVEKSGSWYSYGTDRIGQGRDNACEFLREHHDIANQIEAKVRESVGLPSSAPVLKVVDGGLSEAKDEGDKTKKAAKASGAK
- a CDS encoding RecX family transcriptional regulator; amino-acid sequence: MPPAGQAHATSAIEFAIALVAARSRTEKNLHEKIRARYGAEETEAALARLRELGLVDDAAWAERFARDRFERAGQGRHRIRAALVVRGIDAAIADAAIQRAVGADDERLRALRVLDALRARVGAAEAGAKAKRGDAQASPGAAGGVSTRPRRGADSLKNRLFRRMIARGYPASLVRDLLDVS